From a single Nicotiana tomentosiformis chromosome 2, ASM39032v3, whole genome shotgun sequence genomic region:
- the LOC104088537 gene encoding uncharacterized protein, with translation MDLSFIAPTIKNGELIVELCKEEIKKETQKWKQALILYVVGGSPTIGVMERYIASVWNFVAKPKVYFHNDGYFVVRFNSIEDRDEVMYSGPHMLNNKPIIVKMWSANFDFNKEVLQTILVWVKYPNLLLNCWENRSLSRISSGLRIPLYVDACTTQVDRISYARVLVEMDVTKELPRSIKVTDPNGREFIQEIAYDWVPEFYTKCMQEIVVKEQSKLIEPNIEGNASTSTLVASAGIGALKGNKEQVWQTVIRKSVARSRERQPVNAVNVLNGFNLLTESKLQLAMPRQMEEGTSRQREHKIKEQKVMQIIRKITPGWACLDNYEYSSRGRIWLLWDSSEIDCIELCRTSQIIHTSVYVRRLDMRFTFTTVYGLHSLEDRRSLWGELTRLHSIQQGPWLIMGDYNAIRLGEDRPIGNPVHELEVKDFNEFIESIGLTEMKTSGRSFTWTNRHTYIKIDKALINAE, from the exons ATGGATCTGAGTTTTATTGCACCAACTATAAAAAATGGTGAGCTGATTGTGGAACTCTGCAAGGAAGAAATTAAGAAGGAGACTCAGAAGTGGAAGCAAGCGTTAATTCTGTATGTTGTTGGAGGAAGTCCAACAATAGGTGTCATGGAAAGGTACATTGCTTCAGTATGGAACTTTGTAGCAAAGCCTAAGGTGTATTTTCACAATGATGGATATTTTGTGGTTCGTTTCAATTCTATTGAAGATAGGGATGAAGTGATGTATTCAGGACCTCACATGTTGAATAACAAGCCTATCATTGTCAAAATGTGGTCTGCTAATTTTGACTTCAATAAAGAGGTGCTTCAAACTATACTAGTGTGGGTCAAATATCCTAATTTGCTTTTGAATTGCTGGGAAAATAGGTCACTAAGTAGGATAAGTAGTGGTTTGAGAATCCCTCTATATGTTGATGCTTGTACTACTCAAGTTGATAGGATCtcctatgcaagagtattggtgGAAATGGATGTTACTAAAGAGTTGCCTAGGTCCATCAAGGTGACTGATCCAAATGGGAGGGAGTTTATTCAGGAAATAGCATATGATTGGGTCCCTGAGTTCTATACTAAATGTATGCAA GAAATTGTTGTTAAGGAGCAATCGAAGTTGATAGAGCCTAATATTGAAGGAAATGCTAGCACTAGTACATTGGTTGCTAGTGCTGGTATAGGAGCACTGAAAGGAAATAAAGAACAAGTGTGGCAGACTGTTATAAGAAAGTCAGTAGCTAGAAGCAGAGAGCGGCAACCAGTTAATGCAGTCAATGTGCTTAATGGTTTTAATCTTCTCACAGAGTCTAAACTGCAGCTAGCAATGCCAAGACAAATGGAGGAAGGAACAAGTAGACAGCGAG AGCATAAAATAAAAGAACAGAAGGTTATGCAAATTATAAGAAAAATTACACCTGGATGGGCATGCTTAGACAACTATGAATATAGTAGTAGAGGAAGAATATGGTTGCTATGGGATTCAAGTGAAATAGACTGCATAGAGTTGTGTAGAACTTCTCAAATTATACACACTTCAGTTTATGTTAGGAGATTGGATATGAGGTTCACTTTTACAACTGTATATGGATTGCATAGTTTGGAAGATAGAAGAAGTCTGTGGGGTGAACTGACAAGATTACACTCTATACAGCAAGGGCCATGGTTGATAATGGGGGATTATAATGCCATTAGATTAGGGGAAGATAGACCAATTGGTAATCCTGTGCACGAGCTGGAGGTCAAAGACTTCAATGAGTTTATTGAAAGCATTGGATTGACAGAAATGAAAACTAGTGGAAGGAGCTTTACATGGACAAATAGACACACTTATATCAAGATTGACAAAGCTTTGATTAATGCTGAATAG
- the LOC104088518 gene encoding two-component response regulator-like APRR7: protein MTIVGDEEREMPDEDKVIGDGISHERLNVVQDNKINTNTTNSDRIDVRGNTLQAQGGLKLQQQQQSQGSVVCWEQFLHVTSIKVLLVENDDSTRHVVSALLRNCNYEVIEAANGLQAWKILENLTNHIDLVLTEVVMPCLSGLGLLCKIMSHYTRKTIPVIMMSSHDSMGLVFKCLSKGAVDFLVKPIRKNELKNLWQHVWRRCHSSSGSGSESGTQTQKSIKSKSSEKSENNSGSNGGEDNGSDDLNAGNGSDDGSGTQSSWIKQAVEVDSSQAVPPQNMLPECSDSTCAQVLHSNAETAANRSADINAKRKCQEGEEKPGKPYLIGIPRNQKSQSENAIQIPFKLVSAKQKSLLEIDSNASSFKMDKHQANLDGNCPSTEYHDVTAETTHPRSDSRELNKAVLEINNASINESKQPVLELSLKRLRGPKEPGKAAQDDRNVLRRSDLSAFSRYNSSSNPTRTPHGITLSSSLIDNSQEVAKKELVCDIPTHTNKKLQHPTSNGIGNNIDLGSTTNKLSKELFLSRDKSEATSTINGLQPSSAFKPVKIDFRISPQQGPQVKPCNMQATANLAQQGSHTDILIQHPHQHHRYHHVNDLDQHCTSNHVDCSLKKLAVGGPSCTSSNILARPCEGNPEYQSLNRSASGSNHGSNAHDGSCTAINAGGTNGESDNGLAGKNRSGDASGSGCGSTIDPSKLAKAAALTKFHQNKKERSFKKKGNGL, encoded by the exons ATGACAATAGTTGGTGATGAAGAAAGAGAAATGCCAGATGAGGACAAGGTTATTGGAGATGGGATTTCACATGAGAGGCTAAATGTAGTTCAGGATAATAAGATTAACACTAATACAACCAATAGTGATAGAATAGATGTGAGAGGGAACACATTGCAAGCTCAAGGTGGTTTGAAATTGCAACAACAGCAACAGAGTCAAGGGTCGGTAGTTTGTTGGGAACAATTTCTTCATGTCACCTCCATTAAAGTGCTGCTGGTGGAGAATGATGATTCTACACGACATGTCGTCTCTGCTTTACTTCGAAATTGCAATTATGAAG TTATAGAAGCAGCCAATGGATTGCAAGCTTGGAAGATACTGGAAAACCTGACCAATCATATTGATCTAGTGTTAACAGAGGTTGTAATGCCTTGTTTGTCAGGCTTAGGCCTTCTATGCAAAATCATGAGCCACTACACACGCAAGACTATTCCTGTGATCA TGATGTCATCTCACGATTCAATGGGTTTAGTCTTCAAGTGTTTGTCAAAAGGTGCAGTTGACTTCCTGGTAAAACCTATACGGAAGAATGAGCTTAAGAACTTGTGGCAGCATGTGTGGAGAAGATGCCACAGT TCTAGTGGAAGCGGGAGCGAAAGCGGTACTCAAACCCAAAAATCTATAAAATCAAAAAGCAGTGAGAAGTCTGAAAACAACAGTGGTAGCAATGGCGGGGAAGATAATGGGAGCGACGACCTAAATGCTGGTAACGGCAGTGATGATGGTAGTGGCACACAG AGTTCCTGGATAAAGCAAGCTGTTGAAGTTGATAGCTCTCAGGCAGTGCCTCCACAGAATATGTTACCAGAGTGTTCAGACAGCACTTGTGCACAGGTTCTTCATTCAAATGCAGAAACCGCTGCTAACAGGAGCGCAGACATAAACGCCAAAAGAAAATGCCAAGAAGGAGAAGAAAAACCTG GAAAACCCTACCTCATAGGCATACCTAGAAATCAGAAGTCACAATCTGAAAATGCAATTCAGATTCCATTCAAACTTGTTAGTGCGAAACAGAAGAGTCTGCTGGAAATAGATTCCAATGCAAGCAGTTTTAAGATGGATAAACACCAGGCAAATCTAGATGGTAATTGTCCATCCACTGAATATCATGATGTGACTGCTGAGACGACTCATCCTCGGAGTGACAGCAGAGAGCTGAACAAAGCTGTATTAGAAATCAATAATGCATCCATTAATGAATCTAAACAGCCAGTTCTTGAGCTAAGTTTGAAAAGGCTAAGAGGACCAAAAGAACCAGGAAAAGCTGCTCAAGATGATCGCAATGTTTTGAGAAGATCAGATCTTTCAGCTTTCTCAAG GTATAATTCGTCCTCAAACCCTACTAGGACTCCTCATGGGATCACCCTAAGTAGTTCTTTAATTGATAATAGCCAAGAAGTTGCCAAGAAAGAGTTGGTATGTGATATTCCAACTCATACAAATAAGAAATTACAACATCCGACCTCAAATGGAATTGGCAATAACATAGATCTGGGATCCACTACTAATAAACTTTCTAAGGAACTATTCCTTTCTAGAGATAAGTCAGAAGCAACATCGACAATTAATGGTTTGCAACCATCGTCAGCTTTCAAGCCTGTAAAAATTGACTTCAGAATCTCCCCTCAGCAAGGACCACAAGTTAAGCCTTGTAACATGCAAGCCACAGCCAATCTTGCTCAGCAAGGCTCTCACACTGACATCCTAATTCAGCACCCTCATCAGCACCACCGATATCATCATGTCAACGACCTGGATCAGCATTGCACTTCCAACCATGTTGATTGCTCATTGAAAAAACTGGCTGTGGGTGGACCAAGTTGCACTTCGTCCAATATTCTAGCTAGGCCTTGTGAAGGGAACCCTGAATATCAGAGTTTGAACAGAAGTGCTTCTGGTAGTAACCACGGAAGCAATGCGCATGATGGAAGCTGCACGGCTATAAATGCTGGAGGCACAAATGGGGAAAGTGATAATGGATTAGCTGGCAAAAATAGAAGTGGTGATGCCAGTGGCAGTGGTTGTGGAAGTACGATAGATCCTTCTAAACTTGCGAAAGCAGCAGCCTTGACCAAATTTCAtcagaataagaaagaaagaaGCTTTAAGAAAAAG GGAAATGGACTGTAA
- the LOC138904525 gene encoding uncharacterized protein has protein sequence MRRQTKLVVSCKEVLKVKPYNVVYTKEHDEDEESVGSSYHVTVQGENGVPSSMEDNAKLEDVSPYYHISFNDGYSQEDEDAEDAPPELEEGLKTTVDALKEVNLGTDEEPRPTYLSSLLEVDEENTYIELLEEFRNVFAWSYKEIPGLDPKVAVHHLVVKNDARPVKQAQRRFRLHLVPLIETEVNKLIETGFIREVKYPTWVSSIVPVRKKNGQIRVADDRCYYWYEAMSFMDGSSGYNQIRMALKDEELTTFHTPGAFIATRDMQNIFDDFLHKNIECYVDDLVVKSREKSDHLKDLRMVFELLRRYQLRMNPLKCAFGVTSGKFLDFIVRHRGIKIDQAKVDTILKMPEPRHIHELKSLQGKLAYLRRFISNLDGRCQPFNRLMKKGVPLKWDQACSNAFENIKSCLMKPPYKSHQVRDVKPILSERLARWYLQFQQFEIVYIPQKAIKGQALADFLADHPIPNGWELTDELPDEDAMVIEVQPPWKMYFDGAAYRGGAGAGVVFFTSQGEVLPYSFTLTQLRSNNVAEYQALILGLEMAVEMKRLQLQVFGDSQLVVNQLLRSYEVKKPELRPYHDYAKKLMRWLGDVTIQHVPRKENKKAVALAALTLSLTLPDQAQVTVCQKWVVPPPNEAEGEENKLKHLVAVSEVEKEEWQQLIIDYLCYGILSKNPRRRTEIRRRAPRFLYYKDTLYRR, from the exons atgaggcgacaaacaaaacttGTGGTTTCATGCAAAGAAGTACTGAAGGTAAAGCCATATAATGTGGTCTACACTAAGGAACACGACGAAGatgaagaaagtgtgggttcttcgtatcatgttactgTACAAGGCGAGAATGGTGTTCCATCTTCAATGGAGGATAATGCAAAATTGGAGGATGTTTCACCGTATTATCACATATCCTTTAACGATGGGTActctcaagaagatgaagatgcagaagATGCTCCACCTGAACTTGAAGAAGGATTGAAGACTACagttgatgccttaaaagaagttaaccttggcaccgatgaagaaccaagacccacctacctaagttctttactagaagttgatgaagaaaacacttatattgagttactcgAGGAGTTTAGGAATGTCTTTGCTTGGAGCTACAAAGAGATTCCTGGCTTGGACCCGaaagtagcagtccatcaccttgTCGTCAAGAATGATGCTCGCCCTGTTAAACAAGCCCAAAGGCGCTTTAGGCTGCACTTAGTTCCCTTGATTGAaaccgaagttaacaaactcatcgaAACTGGCTTTATtcgtgaagttaaatacccaacatgggtttcaagtattgtccctgtaaggaagaagaatggccagattcgagt agctgatgatcgatgctactactggTATGAGGCAATGTCGTTTATGGATGGTTCGTCAGGTtataaccaaattcgcatggcgctaaaagatgaagagcttactaCATTCCATACCCCAGGGGcatttattgctacaag GGatatgcagaatatttttgatgattttCTTCACAAGAATATCGAATGCtatgttgacgacttggtggtaaaatcaagagagaagagcgaccacttgaaagacttgagaatggtgttcgagttgctccggaggtaccaacttaggatgaatccattgaaatgtgcctttggagttacttctggaaagttCCTTGATTTTATTGTCCGACATAGAGGGATcaaaattgatcaagccaaagtggaTACCATTTTGAAAATGCCTGAGCCTCGGCATATTCacgaattgaaaagtctgcaaggaaagttagcgtaccttaggagattcatctcaaacctagatgggaggtgccaaccattcaatcgccttatgaagaaaggtgtccctttaaaatgggaccaagcatgtagcaatgcctttgagaACATTAAATCCTGCTTGATGAAGCCTCCA TacaaatcccatcaagttcgtgatgtcaaacCTATCCTTAGTGAGCGACTAGCAAGGTGGTACCTCCAGTTTCAACAATTTGAAATCGTatacatccctcaaaaggctataaaaggacaagcgttagcggacttcttggcagatcaccctATACCTAATGGTTGGGAGCTAACTGACGAACTACCTGATGAGGACGCAATGGTTATTGAAGTTCAgcctccatggaagatgtactttgatggtgctgcatatcgcggaggagctggtgctggtgtagtatttttcacttctcaaggtgaagttctACCCTACTCTTTTACGTTGACGCAACTCAGATCTAACAAcgttgctgagtatcaagcactaatacttgggcttgaaatggctgtcgaaatgaagcggttgcaattgcaagtctttggtgactctcagttAGTGGTCAATCAGCTTCTAcgtagttacgaggtcaagaagcctgaactacgcccatatcatgattacGCTAAAAAATTAATGAGGTGGCTCGGTGATGTGACTATTCAGcatgtgccaaggaaagaaaataagaaggctgTTGCTTTAGCTGCCCTAACTTTGTCGTTAACTCTGCCTGATCAAGCACAAGTTACtgtctgccaaaaatgggtagtaccgccgccaaatgaggctgaaggtgaagaaaataaactcaagcatcttgtcgctgtttctgaagttgagaaagaagaatggcaACAACTCATTATCGACTACTTATGCTATGGGATACTTTCGAAAAATCCaaggagaaggactgaaatccgtcgtcgtgcacctcgcttcctttactacaaagatactctatacagaaggtaa